A single genomic interval of Antechinus flavipes isolate AdamAnt ecotype Samford, QLD, Australia chromosome 1, AdamAnt_v2, whole genome shotgun sequence harbors:
- the LOC127548281 gene encoding olfactory receptor 7D2-like, with protein MLFSLLFPSRKVNPIGNQTQFTEFILLRFSEKPEHQGSLFGLFLGIYLVAVVGNLLIMLAIGSDSHLHTPMYFFLSNLSFVDLCVVSTTVPNMLMSILTKNKAIPYANCLVQMYFFIVFVGLDNFLLTAMAYDRFVAICHPLHYTAIMNPRLCGLTVLLSWIINLLEALLHSLMVTRLSFCKDHEMSHFFCDLAEVLKLSCSDTFSNYMLIYTVAGFLGILPLIGILFSYTQICSSILKVPSAQGKYKAFSTCGSHLSVVSLFYGTGFGVYLSSSATHSSWKTTVASAMYAVVTPMLNPFIYTLRNKDIKNALRKLISKTASSQ; from the coding sequence ATGCTCTTCTCACTTCTCTTTCCCAGCAGAAAAGTCAACCCCATAGGAAACCAAACACAATTCACTGAATTCATTCTCCTGCGATTTTCTGAGAAACCAGAGCATCAAGGGTCTCTCTTTGGCCTGTTCTTGGGCATATACTTGGTCGCAGTGGTTGGAAACCTGCTCATAATGTTGGCCATTGGCTCTGATTCTCACCTTCACACTCCTATGTACTTCTTcctttccaatttatcctttgtGGATCTCTGTGTGGTATCTACCACAGTACCCAATATGTTGATGAGCATCTTGACCAAAAACAAGGCCATCCCCTATGCTAACTGTCTTGTCCAGATGTACTTCTTTATAGTCTTTGTTGGTTTGGACAATTTTCTCCTCACTGCAATGGCCTATGATCGTTTTGTGGCTATCTGTCATCCTCTACATTACACAGCCATCATGAATCCTAGGTTGTGTGGCTTGACGGTGTTGCTTTCCTGGATAATAAACCTCCTAGAGGCCCTTCTTCACAGTCTGATGGTAACAAGGCTCTCCTTCTGTAAAGATCATGAAATGTCACACTTCTTTTGTGATCTTGCTGAGGTTCTGAAACTCTCTTGTTCTGACACCTTTAGCAATTATATGTTGATATATACTGTTGCTGGATTTCTGGGTATTCTACCCCTCATAGGAATCCTTTTCTCTTATACTCAGATCTgttcttccattttaaaagtcCCATCTGCTCAGGGTAAGTATAAAGCCTTTTCTACTTGTGGATCTCACCTCTCTGTTGTTTCTTTATTCTATGGCACAGGGTTTGGAGTGTATTTGAGTTCCTCAGCTACTCACTCTTCCTGGAAGACCACAGTTGCCTCAGCAATGTATGCTGTTGTCACCCCCATGTTGAATCCCTTCATCTATACATTAAGgaataaagacataaaaaatgCCCTTAGGAAACTCATTAGCAAAACAGCCTCTTCTCAGTGA